A region of Antedon mediterranea chromosome 8, ecAntMedi1.1, whole genome shotgun sequence DNA encodes the following proteins:
- the LOC140056804 gene encoding protein AAR2 homolog, with the protein MATQSEEMDQDTAFRLFEEGATFVFLDVPVGTEFGIDYNIWNVAEKFKGVKMIPPGVHFVHYSATSCYGTGPRTGFFHYFKGKEVLVKKWDKQNEEISNETVSVEEVERIKMDLRNLDKNLAPYPYKSLKKWVSLTNYVSEDVVNRLKPESGVIASASQLVPDAPTKTTEQRASLRSQPPADDNLPKMHCKPGTKINFSKIPKETHPPNATPNQVTKYGMDSSFRLEMLVSLNYSGHMTSVLSEIQFVFICFIVGHVYDAFEQWKNLIHIMCTSEEAMTNQQKLFEDFISVLHFQLKEVPTDFFVDIVSRSNFLTITLQRLFSNIEDGSNMSTGLTEKARKFKANLMKRFKWDFDVEPEDEAPVMVECN; encoded by the coding sequence ATGGCTACTCAGAGTGAAGAAATGGACCAAGATACAGCTTTTCGTCTGTTTGAAGAGGGCGCCACTTTCGTATTTCTTGATGTCCCTGTTGGAACTGAATTTGGAATCGACTATAACATTTGGAATGTAGCTGAAAAATTCAAGGGAGTCAAGATGATTCCACCAGGAGTTCACTTTGTACACTACAGTGCTACGAGTTGTTACGGAACTGGTCCACGAACAGGATTCTTCCATTATTTTAAAGGGAAAGAAGTCTTGGTAAAAAAATGGGATAAACAAAACGAGGAAATAAGTAATGAGACTGTAAGTGTTGAAGAAGTTGAAAGAATCAAAATGGATTTACGAAATTTAGATAAAAATCTTGCACCATATCCTTACAAATCTTTGAAAAAATGGGTTTCACTTACGAACTATGTATCGGAGGATGTTGTGAACCGACTCAAACCTGAAAGCGGAGTAATTGCTTCAGCTTCTCAACTCGTACCAGATGCTCCGACCAAGACGACCGAACAAAGAGCTTCCCTCAGGAGTCAGCCACCGGCGGACGACAACCTTCCCAAGATGCATTGCAAACCTGGGACCAAGATAAACTTCAGTAAAATACCGAAAGAAACACACCCACCAAATGCCACACCTAATCaggtgaccaaatatggtatggATTCTAGCTTTCGCCTGGAGATGTTAGTGTCATTGAACTACAGTGGTCACATGACAAGTGTTCTCTCAGAAATACAgtttgtatttatatgttttattgttGGTCATGTTTACGATGCTTTTGAACAATGGAAGAATTTGATTCACATTATGTGTACATCAGAAGAAGCCATGACAAACCAACAGAAACTATTTGAAGATTTTATTTCTGTACTTCATTTTCAATTGAAGGAAGTTCCAACAGACTTTTTTGTAGATATTGTATCCCGTAGCAACTTTCTTACAATCACTTTACAAAGATTGTTTTCTAATATTGAAGATGGAAGCAACATGTCAACCGGGTTGACTGAAAAAGCGAGAAAGTTTAAAGCAAATTTAATGAAGCGTTTCAAATGGGATTTTGATGTAGAACCCGAGGATGAAGCACCTGTAATGGTAGAATGTAATTAA